The Canis lupus baileyi chromosome 26, mCanLup2.hap1, whole genome shotgun sequence DNA window AAGAGTCGCAGCTTTTGGTTCAGAGCACTTGGGATGCGTAAGAGCCACGTGACTGTTCGGATGAATCTCCTCAGTCTCACTggctcttgggggggggggtctctcttCCTTTCACGATGCTCCCCACCACCACCGTCAAGATCAGTTCTTCTCAAAGAGGGTTGCCAACCCCCAACCTGCAACATGGCTTCCCAGCaaactgcccccctcccccccgccacaTTCCTTAACCACCTGCAGCAGAGCTTTGCAGACTTGGAGGTGGGCCATGAGCAACCTGTCCAGCTCCGGGGTGCCGGCCGTGAGCTCCCTGGATGACACCTTCCGAGATGGCGGTGGGGGCGGGGTCCTGTCCTTTCTGAGTTGGATTAAAAAGAAGCAGGTGACTATTCCAGTTAGCTCAGCTCCCTCCAAGAGTAGAAGAAACCCTCCCTCCTTGGAGAGAGCTGGTCAGGGAGGCCTGCTGCAGGTCCCAGGGAGACAGAGCTATACCAAGGAGAAAACCAAGAGGAAAAGCAGCAAAAGCCAACTCAGAACAGGTGCTGGGATGGGGGGAGTGGAGGACACCTCCCCAGGTGGCCGATCTGAAGTCAGAAGTTCAAACTAATCCTGAGCTCCATCACTTTGGACAGGTCTGCCCCCCCccagcctcagtttactcatctgtaaagtggggagagGAATACCGAGCTCAGGGCAGTGACGTGTAAGTGCGACCCTGCCAGTCAGAATGCCTGGCATCGTGTTGGCTTCATGGTAGGAGCTGAGCCTGAGGCCTGAGGACACTGGGACACTGGAATGTCAGGTGGGAgagccaccccctccccatggGATCgtgagaggaggagacagagtaCTGTTTATCCTCTGGCGGCTGCTGAGATTCGGTACCAGAGCCCGGCGTGAGTGGGGCAGGCGGGGGATGCTTAGCCAAGAAGGAAGTTGGTGTCGGAGGTGAGGTTGTGCAGAAGAATAGGGAGCACGGCTCACTGCTGCCCGTTGGTGAGGCAAGAGTACAGAGGTCCTACCGTGGACcttatcattttttaagataaaaacaaaaacagcacatTGCTCAAAGCTCAGGACCCTGCTGGGGGACTGTCCTTCACTCGGTGGCCAATACAGGCCTGCTCTGTGCCGGGCAGTGGGCAtgcaggggtgagggggcaggacagatggggcccagggcaggggaagCCATAGGCCAGGAGGCAACAGGAGGCATGGACTAAGGCTGGTCCCCAGGGTCAGTGCTGGGAGGAGGGTGCACTTACCGGAGACCCTGGCAGCCCCCAAACAGGGACAGCTCCTGTGGGGCGAGGTCAGCATTGAGGAAGGCGAAGCTCTCCAGGATGCACTCCATGAGGCTCTCGGCAGAGGCGTGCTCCTGGCGGGCTCCACGGGGCTGTGGACAGAGCGGGGAGACCTTAGGGCAGACAGCCCACCGGACCTTAACAGGCTCCGGCTCACAGGCAGGGTGCGAGCCTCGGCTGCCCAAGTGCAATCACCCAAGTCCAGGCCGGGCACGGGGTGCGGCGCTCCTTGAGGTCCCTCCCAATTAGCCTGTGACAAGGTATGGCTCGAGAGCACAAGGGACACAGATCTGAAGGGCCTCACCCAGCTCACAGACACCCACAGGGACAGGGCAAGAAACAGGAGTGAGCGAGTGGCCCCGGGTGGGGAGCAGGACAACGTGTGCCCTCCCCCAAGAAGCCAGGCTGCTGCTCTGCTCCAGCGGACACCTGTCACTTGAGTGTTGctagatcaatttttaaaaaaagattttacttgttcattagagagagagaaagagagagagagaggcggaaacacaggcagagggagaagcaggcttcatgcaggagcctgatgtgggactcgatcccaggaccccaggatcacaccctgggccaaaggcaggcactaaaccactaagccacccagggatcccctcaattttctaaaaaaaaaaaaaaaaaaaaaaaaaaaaagctggaaatctAGATTTTTGTGGAAAGCTgccagtttttaaatattgacaGCTAAttccaaattgttttttaaaaaatggaaaactggtattgaaaaaaaaaaagatggtatgGGTCAGACCAAACATCTCTTTAGGAGGCTCAGAGGCTGCCAGATGAGCCTCTGGATTtcaagtattctttaaaaaacaaaaaaatgttttgcttattcatttgagagagagagagagagcagggggaggggcagagggagaagcggactgctgagcagggagcctgatgtgggactcgatcccaggactctgggatcatgactagaggtgaaggcagacacttggctTCACCGACTgggccccccaggcacccccaagtgTCTTCTCCCAGGGAAATGCAGGAGGGAGAAGACATTGGAGGCGCCTCCTGACTGACAGGGGTGGGAGAGCGTGGTGGTGCCACGGCTCCTGCCACTGGTCAGGTCTCCCAAGGGCAGGTCCCTTCCTCGGCATCTAGAAATCTACTCCTGGAGATTTTGGCCTCCTCTCCGTACATGGCAGGACTCCAGGGCTCACCCGGTCCCCATCCCGGCACACCCAGGCCTCATCCCAAACAAAGTGCACGCAGGGCACCACCTGAGCAGACACTGCCTCGAAAGCCAGAACTAGGCTCCCAAGAGTCGAGCCCACTCAAGAAAGGTTTGagttggggcgtctgggtggctcagtggttgagcgtctgtctgcctttggctctggtcgggatcccggggtcctgggatcgagtcccgcatcaggctccctgcatggaggctgcttctccctctgcctgtgtctctgcctctctctgtgtcttatgaataaataaaactttaaaaatctttaaaaaaaaaaaaaaaaaggaagtcttgaGTTACAAGAAAATAACAAGGCCAGTTACGCCTTgcctgatagaaaaaaaaaaaaagtgtgtctgCATATATCtgcacatacacacgcacacacagaggtgGTTCCTCATTATTCGAGATGTGCCAAACCGTCACTCCCAGAAGTGCAGAGATTGAGCCCCTGGTCACGACATTTTCATCAACCCATCAACACAGAAGcttgttttatgtgtttctgtTTGAAGACACTTTACTGAATTTACACGGATGATTCACTGGCACTGACCTCAGGCCCCCACAGCACTGTCACCCGCGCTGAACCACGCTGAGCTCACACATGCGTCCTCTCCGTGAGGCCCAGCACAGCCTCCCTGCACTCGGGAGCACTAGACTGCACTTCAACACGGCAGCTGGGCCCATTTTAAACCCTGAAATGCCcccacataatttttaaagagagcCAGGAAACTATTTCAGTGCCAGCGTGTCCTACACAAAGACGGTAGTTTCATAAATCAGATGATGTGAAGTAGGTACTGGCGTTACACATTTTATCATCCATGCATTTGAAGTTGCGTAATCAGGAAAAATCCAATAATCCGCCCGGGCCAGCACCCGAGGACGGCCCTTGCCACAGGCCCTGCGAGGAGCAGGTTCAGGGAAGGGTGTGCAGCTGCGCGGGGTCTTCTGCGGCCCCGGCTCTGACCCTGAACACACCCCAGATTTGGGAACCGAACAGCCCCACCTGCCCGGGGTCAGAAGATGTCTGATGGGCCCAGGTTCTTGGCCAGACGTGGAGCAGGTTATCTGCCCCGATGCCCGACTTCCTCTTATTATCCTCCTCCCAGCCAGTGAGGGCGACTGTTCTCCCCACTGGACAGATGAgcagactgaggcccagaggggagagGCGCAGCTGGGTCACACGGGGGTGAGGCCAGGGTGCCGGCCCAGGCTGGCTGCCCCCAGGGACCACTGCCACTCGTTAGGCACTAGTAGAGCAGGGCTGCCGCCCCTCGATAATAAACCTACCTTCAGCCGGTCCCTAAAGCCGAGAACCTGGAACTCCAGCTCCCGCAGCTGGGGCTGGGTGGGGTCCACGGACCTCAGTAAATCCAGGACCTCTTGCAGGGGCCTCTCGAGGGCCACCCCAGGCCCATCCACTCCGTCCTCGGTTTCTCCTTCATCGTGGTCTGTCTGGCTGCCCGGATCTGTGTGGTTGTGGAAAGGGGAACCCCGTGGCGGGCTGGGGCCCTCTATTCCCAAATTCCTCCAGCCAGGCTGCTCCACAAATGGGCCTCCCGCCTGGTGGGCCATCTCCGGCAGGAGGCCCAGGGGTCGGGGGTCCTCCTGGGCCTCCTCTTCAATGGAGGTGTTGGGGCCGATGGCCAGGGGCAGGAAGCCCACGTCCGAGGTGGATGCTGATGTGCTGGTCTCGGCGTCTCGGGGGTCCTCGGAGCTGAAGGAGTCCATCTCAGGCAGCTCCTGACTCTGGCTCCGCAGGCCAGGGCCCCGAAGGTCCCTGTCAGACAGGTAGCTGAGGATGGAGGTGGCCCTCGGCCCACCCAGCAGCAAAGCCTGCGGTGCTGGCTGCTGCAGGACAGActggggagggggacacaggACCAGCCTTACTGCCACACCAGGGACTGGGGCAAGGCCCCCagcggggctgccctccccaaaCGCTTGCGCCAAATACCCACACTGTCCCCACGAGTGATTGGCGCCTGGAGGTGCAGATGGGCCCCTGCAGCCTCTCTGCCCCCATCCGCCTCGtccttctctctcactccttTCCAGGCCCTGCGGCCACCACGTCCTCTGGGctctccctgccttcctgtcCCAAGGCCTTTGCAGTGACTGTGCTCTCTTCCCAGAACATTCTTCCCCCCTAGGCCATTGTGGTtacacccccatccccccaggtCCTTCCTCACGTGGCACCTTTCCTGGGGTCCTTCCCCTGGGTGCCCTATTTTAGGTGGTAACTCCCACCTTGCCCCATCAGTGCCCTCCCCCTTCCTGGCTCACGTGCCCAAGGGCCTTACCCCCTGGGGCAGGCAGTGCTCCCTGAGGGCACCGTCCTCACCCCGCCACGGAGTTCTCAATGAATGAAGCGCATGGGCCCACACTTGCCCCTCCGCCGCTCCCCTTCCCCGACCCCTAGGCAGACCCCTAGCAACACTCCGTGTTCCTACAGCACCACCTGTTTTCGTCAGCACTTCTCATCAATCCACTCATTTCATCCTTGCAAACCCCCACCAGAGCACTGCGGTTGTTTTCAGTTCTCGATACAGAAACTGACGGCCAGAGAGgtggagtgacttgcccaaggtcacacagcaggtgagAGGCATAAACAGAACTTGAACCCAGCCCACATGGCTCTAGAGTCCATACTCTGGACCagatacgatttttttttttttaactgaagtatgcTGGGCCCACCCTGGCCAGAATATGGAAGAAGTGGACAACGATAGTCGGCGCTAAGGAAGGGACCCAGATCTCTGGGGGTCACGGGAAAGAGGTGTTTTACTCTATGCTTTGTCAAGGTATTGCCTACcagaaacatatatttaattttaaaacaaataaattggaGGCTGAGGCTATGGCTGGAGTGATAGAACCATCCAGAGAACCGCATTCCAGACTCCCAAGAGAACCAGCCAAATCCGGAGCCAAGTCCAGAGGCCCCCAGAATGGAGGGCTGACAGcgaggaagaaaaaatactgagaaCCACTCAGGATGACCCCAAAACAAGGGAGGCTGAGTCCAGAGCTTGCTACCCCCAGAAGCACCAGGCGCTCAGCCCAGCCCCGCGTGCTGGCCCCCAGGGAGCTGCCCTAGCCGCAATTCCGGGGTGACCACGGCATCCCCATCCTGGGGAGGCTCACTCACCAGGTAATACCTCTCTCGGAAGCTAGGGGTACTTGGGGGTGTCCAGTTGTACAAGGAGCCCTTCCTGCTGCCCATGGAGAACTTGCCCGTGGGGCTGGGTGACATCAGGAAGCTCTCAGTATCAAACGGGCTGGAGGACAGAAGAGAAGGCCAGGGTGTCCTCAGTGCCCAGGGGGGACACAAGCACAGACCAGGCCCGGGGGACTTATTAGAGGGAATGGAGGCTTGGTGGGGTCATGGGGGGTCATGGGCACAGCCTGGGGACTCCAGGTGCCCATTCTCAACCCCCTTGGGAACATCTCACACTCCCACCACCCCGAGGACCCTTAGCCAGGTGGCGAGGGGCAGCCATGGGCCACCACGCATGTGAGTGGTGCCTCTATAGTGGTCCCCTCGGAAGCTCAGCAGAGGCACCGTGGACTCTCAGTGCTGCCATTTTCTGGGTAAACGATGTCACCATCCCTCtcatcttcatctgtaaaaggggaacTATTATCTCTTAAAGGACCTCCGTCAGCCCAAGTCACAGGTAAGGCTGGGAATCGCTGAGCCTGCCCTGGGAGCCAGGAGGGCCAGGTAACCTGCCCGCCTCATGGAAACCTGGGCACACAGGCCTGGCTCTTGCTGCGTGGGGCCCAGACGCTGCAGGCCCCTCGCAAGGagccttccctggccacccaGGGCAGCTGCGGGCTAGCAGGATGCTGGCATCCTTGGGTTCGACTGGCCTCCAGTTGGATGGCACTGGGCTGCCCACCACCCTATAGACTTGAGGGGCCTCCTGGGAAGGACGTGCACTCAGCCCCCACTAGACTAGATGAAGACACCGAGCCTGGGGGTGCCCCCTTGCCCCAATCTACCCAGCTCACTGGGAAGAAAGCACCATCTAGTGACCCCAGGCTCGGATGCCCACCCCAGGAAGGAGACCAGAGAGACTGGCCCCAACCGGTCAGAGCCAGTGCCAGAACAGAGGAAGCAGGCCTCCATCCCTTAgctcctggggcacctgcctTGGGTAATAAACTGAAGAGAATTCTCTTGAAACACTAGGAAGAGAGCCCTACGTCCAAGACACCAAGCCTGGGGGTCACTGAACGGCCCAAGAAGATGATGAGACAGCTGCCCCAGACCAGCTCTCCCCCTTGCCCCCTGCAGTGCCTGATGGAGAGCCCCACCCTGTACAGGGGTTGTGTTCATGAGTGTCCCCATCCATGGGGCCTGTGGTCCAGGGGCTAAGTGCTCAGCCTGTGCCTGCTGGAATGAGGTGGTGGGAGCAGCCCTCCTGGGGAGCAGAGCGGCTCCTCCACGGAACCAGGCCGGGAGGCCCTGGAAGGGGTCCTGGCCAGCACGGGTTTTTCAGTTGTAAGAAGGGAGTTAAAACTGAGAAGGGAGTGGGAAGAGGGTTGGGCAGGGGCTACAAAGAAGAGTCTGGGCTCCAGCCTGTCTGGGGGCGGGCGGAGGGCAGGGGCGCCCACTCGTGGGTGCTAGGGTGTGGCCCGGCCAGCAGGGGGAGCCAGCGAGGCCCCACCTCGGCTCCGGGAGTCCCCGTGGGTTTGGGGCTGGCCTTGGGGAGGGCCCACTCACTTCCACAGCACCTCCAGCTGCAGCTTGATGGTACCCAGCTCTGTGATGTCCACCACGACCACCTGCGGCCTGGTCGTGAAGAAGTCAGTGATGTCGCAGGTTACCGTGCCCACTGCCAGTGAACTCAGGCCCCTCAGCTCCGTcacctgggggggcgggggggtagtTGCAGATGGTGTCCAGCCGAGCCCCTGGGCGCCCTGGCCCcgtccccaggccccacccacctTGATCTCGAAGTTCTCGTGCAGCGTGGGGATGAaggccttctcctcctcctcccaggtctGGCTGTCATCCGACTCGATCCGGCCCTTGAGCTTCCAGCGCTGGCGGCCCAGGCGCATGAGCACCTGCGGGCGCGGCCAAGAAGGGGTGCCCGGTAGGTCCCCGCCCCCTGAGCCCTGCCGGCCAGGTGGGGGTGGGACCCTGGCTCTCGGTgctcccagccccccaggcccgAAGCGGAGGTGGCCCTACCTCGTACTGGTCTCCGGGACAGAGGCGCGCGTAGCCCACCAAGCCTGGAACACAGAGGGGGGCTGGTCTCCCCTGCGGCCGGGCCGCCCCGGGGACCACAGGCCCTCACTGGGGAGCCGCTGCCCAAGGGTGGGCATCAGTCTCAGGGAGGGATAAACCATCCCGAGGGACAGTGGGCGGGCCTGGGCCCTATGCCCACCTCGGGGACGGGGCCACACGTCGCGTGAGTGGAAACCCAAAGTTGTGCGGGGAGCCCCGGATTCCGACCAGAAGCCCACCCTCGGCAGAAGCCCCGGGCCTGCTGCCGCACGCGCTCTCGGCCCTGTTACCTTTCATCCTGACGTGGAATTCCCCCAGGTGAACCTCCAGGGCCCCCTCGATGAGCCACATGTCCTGCAGAGAACCCCCAGCCCGGGGCcaggtgaggagggaggagggggcacgCAGGCCCCGCCAGCCCTGGGGTGAAGCAGGGGGTGCACACAGGGCTGCTCCCGGGGCGCCCACCGCCCGCCGCCCCACCTCGGTGCATTCCTGCAGGCTGCGGCCCAGCTCCTGCAGGCTCTCCCGGGAGGCGCGGCTGGGCGGGCAGGCGGAGAAGGCCCTCTGCATGTTGGAGGCCCCGTCCCGCAGGCGGCACTGGATGCAGTAGCCCTCGTAGAGCTCATCCACCTGCGGAGGCACCGGCTGCTGGCACCGGCCACGCCGAGGCGCGGGGCCCAGGCCTGCCTGTTCCCCCGGCCCCCCGGGAGAGGCCACGCGGCCCTGCTCCGTGCTGCAGCCGTCCTGGGCGCCCTGCCCCGTGGAACATGAGCCTGGGGCCGGGACCACGTCGCCCACCCGCTCcgtatccccagcacctggcagccGCCTGCACACAGCCAGTGCCCCACTGGGCCAGGCCCCAGAGTGGATGCCTCACTCCCCCCACAACCCTTGGACTGTAAAGGGGGGGTCTGTGCTATCCTATCCGCCACCCGGCTGCCGGGAGAATCCAGCGAGGACACGGAAGAGCTGCAGAGTGGAAAGCTTAAAGGACTTGCTGGGGGACCTTGGGCCCGTTCTTATCCCTCCCTGAGCCTCTACTGTCCTATCTCTGCAGTGGGGCTGTTAGACTCCGCCTTCTCGCCCTGTAAGGTGAAGCATGAGGTCTTCCCATCTAAGACCTCGGCCGAGCCCCTGCAGTCCCTGCTCCTCCTCAGCCTCTCCCCTGCTAacccagcccccccccaccccccccactgCCCGTGACCTCCAGGAGGCAGGCTGACCTTGCTGATATGAAACTCCATCTTCCGGATGTGCCTTTCCACAGAGCGCGTTTGCTTctcccagagaaagagaaggtgctTTAGAAGAGCCTGGGCCACCCCCCAGCCctcgcccccagccccctgccccaggtcctAACACACAGAACTAGGCTCAGAGCCAGGCCAGCCCCTCACCATCCTCGAGGATGGCTCATCGCTGAACCCATTTCCCCATTTGAAAAATGGGGAGGAaactcaggtgtccctcttgcAGGCTGGCCTGAGGGATGAAGTGTGACAACAACATTGGTCCCCTCATCGGGCAGGGCCCAGCCCGGGCCCACCTTGCTTACAGCCCAACAGACAGCAAGTCTTCCTCACCTTGTCCAGGTCGTAATAGAAAGCCTGTGGGGgagaaaagaggggaggggaCGAGGTGTCAGAGCCCATGGTGCTCCTCCAACACCCGTGAGGCTGCATCCCAGGGACACCAGAACTCAAAGGACAGAAAGCCAGCAGCCACTCCCTCCTCGGCAGCCTGCAGCCGGTGGCCTGGGCCAGGCCGAGCGGGAAGAGTGATAAACACAGGGGCCTGGGGCACCTGTCGGCCTGGCTCTGTTTCCCAGCTGTGTGTCCCAGGCCAGCTTCTCAACATCCCTGAGCCTCTATCTCCTCGTGTAAAATGGGGGTCCTTGTAGCACGTAGCACCTGCCCCATAGGGTTGCCGTGAAGAGTAAAGGACATGGCAAGCCCTCGACAAAAGGGGACCATTGGCAGTGTGACTGTTCAAGGGGCTGATTTCGGCCATGGCCAGAAGAATTGAGGGAGGGGGTGGTGAGGCAGCCAGCACCCCCACTCCAGAGGTTTCAGGCTTCAGGGCCTGGGGCGGCCAATATGAAGACcacatggagggcagcccgggtggctcagcggtttaacgccgcctttggcccagggtgtgatactggagacccgggatcgagtcccatgtcaggctccctgcatggagcctgcttctccctctgcctgtgtctctgcccttccccccccatgaataaataaataaaatcttaaaaaaaaaacaaaacacccacatggaagggtgcctgggtggctcagtcccggggtcctgggatcgatcccacattgggctccctgctccacagaaagcctgtttctccctctcctgcctgccgctcctgcttgtgctctctctgtctatctctgacaaatgagtaaaatcaaaaaaaaggaaggaaggaagcaaggaaggacaAATGAATGAGCCTACTGATTGGGCAGATCTTCGTATAAAGGCCAGTCACTACTTTTGGCCTTGGGGGCCGTGTGGTCTGTGCCACGTAGGCTGACGCAGCCGCACACAACAGGTCAGTGACGGGCGTGGCCACGTGCAGAtaaactttatttccaaatagGCCCTGGTTTGCCCACATAGCTTAAGGCACCCTGTGTGAGCCAGGAGGAATTTGTATGAGGTCAGAGATTCACTACTGAGCAAAAGCAAGAGCTGGGACAGGGGGTGAACTGAGGCTGCATTTTTAGAAGGCGACCGTTggccaaacttttctttttttttaaagattttatttatttctttcttcatgagagacacagagagaggcagagacacaggcagagggagaagcaggctccatgcagggagcccgatgtgggactccatcccaggaccccaggatcccaggacctgtgGGTGCCTTCCCAGGTAGGCATTTCTGAGAAATTGTACTTGTGCACTTATGGAACTAAAACTCCACCCAAgctataaagaaatagaaaagttctCAAGCCTTTGGAAGGAAAAGTAAGTGCACAGGAAGCCGAGAAGCAGCAGCGTCCAAGGGAGGCAGGACCCCATGTCCGTCAGCCCGTCCTGTGGCCCCAGCATGGTCACCCCTTCCCTCGCCTCACTGTGCACACCTATGAAATGGAAGCAGCTAGAATGTGGGAGCCTTCGGACACTTGCCTACCTTATAGTTACTTCTAGAGCCAGAGAATGGAGACTGTGAACCGCTGGACCGGACCCTGGTTGGGCGGGGATTGGGGGGGTGGGATCCTAACAGCCTGTGAGGTTAAATCCCTCAGGGGCCAAGTGAGGAGAGCTCATCACAAGATCAAGACAGTGCATTCCTGAGGCCTCTGAGCTCCGAGACTGATGGACACCCGCGCTGcaggcagggggtgagggagggccCATTCTTCACCCACCAAGGCTGCtccagggggagaggggcagggagaggtctCACCAGCCTCGAATTCCTGCGGGTGTCCTTGTGGCGACCTGACAGGTAATCCAGCTCGGCCTGCTGGATGCACAGATACTCCCTAGGAAGAGAACGAGGGAGAGGAGTTTGCCAAGGAACATGAAGAGGAACAGAAACGACCAGACAACCAGTATTCCGGAGCGGAGGCAGCCACAGCCACCAGGATGAACCGTTCTTGGCCAGCTGGGCAGTCGGGGGACAGCGCCATCCCACCCACCAGCCGCCTGGCCCCAGCTTGCTCAGCCTCCAGACCCCACACCCCGAGGCCCGTGTGCCCAGGGCTGTGCAAAACAGGAAATCGCTCCATCAATTCCCCAAAAAGCTGCACAAACAAGGTCTACagttattatacccattttaagGATGGGCAAACTGACCCTCAAAATGAGCAAGAAACTCAGCCCCGAGTCACAGCAGGGAAGAGGCTGAAACCAGCCTCTGAAGCCAGGCAGTGGCCTCCGGAGGCCTCTGTCTTCATTCCGGCCCACGGGGAGTCAGCGAGAGCATGCCACCCTCCCCGACAAAGCCAGGCCATCCTGCCGTCTGCATGTGCAGGACCAAGGACTGAGAGGGGCTGGAAGACCCATTCTGGGAAGCACAGAGAAAGCTGGGTTCCTTCCCAGCTCAAGAGCCTTAGATGTGAAACCTGAGGTCTGGActtgggggctggggtgaggccGCACCCTGCCTCAGCATAGATTTACTGGGCCACCCCAGGAAGGTGACTCACCCTCTCCGGGCCCACTTCCACCACCATCTGCCAGGCCACTGCTGCCTTAGGGGTTGGGCTCCCCAGGAAGAAGGGGATGCTGTTGAGCCCAGACAAGTCCCAAATGTGCCTTGTCTGATTCCTTGAGGAATCACCAGAAGCTGCCCCGAGAGACGAGCCCCTTGAAGACAGGCTCCAGGCACACACTGGGCACCAGCGTGGGGCCCGCATCCTGGGCAGAGGGTGACGGACGCCCCCCCGGGGCTGGGAGTCAGGACCTGGCAAGGGGGGGATGTGACATTTACCCTGAGCCcggggtgaggtggggggacagagggcaGGTCGGCCCTGGAGCCCCACTCCCTGCTTCCTGGCTGTGGGACCCTGGCCGAGATGCTTCCCCTctttgggactcagtttcctctcttgAGGCTCGAAGGAGGCCCGGAGGCCCTCTGGCAGCATCCTCCAGGGATTCGAGGAGGATGCGGCGTGTGCAAAGCCCCCAACTAGCCGGAGCTGCCACTGTCATTAGTGAGGAACGAGAGAGCAGGGTCACGGGAGGAGGGGGACCAGCGTGCGACTCCCGAAGTGCGCGTGTGCGCTGCACGGGGACACGGGCGAGCGGCAGCCGCGGAGGCCCCCGCTGCCCAGCAGCCGCCCCGCGAGAGCCGGGCCTCGGGCCTGTGAAGGAAGATGGCACGTTCGGGGAGCCAGCGAGGACGGGGCGTGGAGACTAGAAGAGTCTAGAAAGGTTCAAGTTCAGAGAAAGGACCCGAATGGCCTCCCGAGGGTGATAGGGAGCCATGGGAGAGCCCTGAGCACAGCAGGGGCGGCAGGGCACACGGGGCGGCTGCTGGGAGAGGGGAAGCCCCCGGAACTGGGCGCCCGGGCTTGAGGAACACGGAGGGGCAGCCCCGACCTCCTCCATGAGCCTCAGGCTCGTGCCCCGACTCCCTCTGTCACCTCCACGAGGCTGGGCTCCCCTCGCTtcacctccacccctccctcagtAAATCCTCAACGGCACCCTGAAACCCATCCCGTCCCCTGCTGTCATCTGCCGCGACCCTTGTTATTGTCTCGCCGGCCTCCCCACTTCAGCCCCACTGCAGCCCATGCTCCACGTGTAGCCGGAGGATCTTACAAAAACCAGACCCAGATCACGTCCTTCCCCCGGGTGGAAGCCTccagggctcccagctcagctggAGTGGATCCTCAGTGCTCACAAGCCCCCATATCATCTGGTCCCCATTGCCCCTCAGACCTCctcacccctccttccctctctcagcCCCCGCGCCGGCCAGCTCACTCTGTCCCTAATGATCTCATcatgctcctgccccagggcctttgcacgtgtGGCCTAGAATGTTCTCTTTCCATTGTCTGCTGGGCTCACTCCTTCACCCCTTCGGgtttttgctcaaatgtcacctccttcgTGAGAACTTCTTTGAACCCCTTATTTAAAATCAGCCCCACGCTGATTTGATTCTTACCCTGATTTGTTTTCCTGCCCCGTATTCACCACCATCCGACATGCTCTATACTTTGTTCatggtgtgtgtgtctcccatcaGGAAGCTCCACGGGGGTCGGGATTTCCGTGCTGTGTCCACTCCCGCACCCCGTGCCTCGCACTTCATCAGCCCTCAACCGAAATGTGTGGAGTGGGAGACAGGCTTCCTGTCCGGC harbors:
- the RIPOR3 gene encoding RIPOR family member 3 isoform X1, with protein sequence MSVRLRFLSSGDVGAVGVVGRSASFAGFSSAQSRRIAKSIHGNSARSRMPAKPSRTYGTLRKGSVCPAPKPQQVKKIFEALKRGLKEYLCIQQAELDYLSGRHKDTRRNSRLAFYYDLDKKQTRSVERHIRKMEFHISKVDELYEGYCIQCRLRDGASNMQRAFSACPPSRASRESLQELGRSLQECTEDMWLIEGALEVHLGEFHVRMKGLVGYARLCPGDQYEVLMRLGRQRWKLKGRIESDDSQTWEEEEKAFIPTLHENFEIKVTELRGLSSLAVGTVTCDITDFFTTRPQVVVVDITELGTIKLQLEVLWNPFDTESFLMSPSPTGKFSMGSRKGSLYNWTPPSTPSFRERYYLSVLQQPAPQALLLGGPRATSILSYLSDRDLRGPGLRSQSQELPEMDSFSSEDPRDAETSTSASTSDVGFLPLAIGPNTSIEEEAQEDPRPLGLLPEMAHQAGGPFVEQPGWRNLGIEGPSPPRGSPFHNHTDPGSQTDHDEGETEDGVDGPGVALERPLQEVLDLLRSVDPTQPQLRELEFQVLGFRDRLKPRGARQEHASAESLMECILESFAFLNADLAPQELSLFGGCQGLRKDRTPPPPPSRKVSSRELTAGTPELDRLLMAHLQVCKALLQKLASPNLSRMVQECLLEEAAQQKQVLEMLSVLDFEKANKATSIEEIVAQAARRKGCLRLWRGCTEPGRVLSCPATTLLNQLKKTFLHRVRGKYPGQLEIACRRLLEQVLSCGGLLPAAGPPEEQTVTWFQFHGYLQRHSVSDLEKHFAQLTKEVTLVEELQCAGQGKAVRKLQGKRLGQLQPLPQTLKAWALLQLDGTPRVCRAASTRLAGAARNKSFREKALLFYTNALTENDAKLQQAACVALKHLRGIESIDQIASLCQSDLEAVRTAAREATLSFGEKGRLAFEKMDKLCLEQREEAFCQEADVEITIF
- the RIPOR3 gene encoding RIPOR family member 3 isoform X2, which produces MSVRLRFLSSGDVGAVGVVGRSASFAGFSSAQSRRIAKSIHGNSARSRMPAKPSRTYGTLRKGSVCPAPKPQQVKKIFEALKRGLKEYLCIQQAELDYLSGRHKDTRRNSRLAFYYDLDKQTRSVERHIRKMEFHISKVDELYEGYCIQCRLRDGASNMQRAFSACPPSRASRESLQELGRSLQECTEDMWLIEGALEVHLGEFHVRMKGLVGYARLCPGDQYEVLMRLGRQRWKLKGRIESDDSQTWEEEEKAFIPTLHENFEIKVTELRGLSSLAVGTVTCDITDFFTTRPQVVVVDITELGTIKLQLEVLWNPFDTESFLMSPSPTGKFSMGSRKGSLYNWTPPSTPSFRERYYLSVLQQPAPQALLLGGPRATSILSYLSDRDLRGPGLRSQSQELPEMDSFSSEDPRDAETSTSASTSDVGFLPLAIGPNTSIEEEAQEDPRPLGLLPEMAHQAGGPFVEQPGWRNLGIEGPSPPRGSPFHNHTDPGSQTDHDEGETEDGVDGPGVALERPLQEVLDLLRSVDPTQPQLRELEFQVLGFRDRLKPRGARQEHASAESLMECILESFAFLNADLAPQELSLFGGCQGLRKDRTPPPPPSRKVSSRELTAGTPELDRLLMAHLQVCKALLQKLASPNLSRMVQECLLEEAAQQKQVLEMLSVLDFEKANKATSIEEIVAQAARRKGCLRLWRGCTEPGRVLSCPATTLLNQLKKTFLHRVRGKYPGQLEIACRRLLEQVLSCGGLLPAAGPPEEQTVTWFQFHGYLQRHSVSDLEKHFAQLTKEVTLVEELQCAGQGKAVRKLQGKRLGQLQPLPQTLKAWALLQLDGTPRVCRAASTRLAGAARNKSFREKALLFYTNALTENDAKLQQAACVALKHLRGIESIDQIASLCQSDLEAVRTAAREATLSFGEKGRLAFEKMDKLCLEQREEAFCQEADVEITIF